In a single window of the Cervus elaphus chromosome 1, mCerEla1.1, whole genome shotgun sequence genome:
- the EXPH5 gene encoding exophilin-5 isoform X3: MLKLPLTHRLRKGMAENDPVELQTSRSKNILNQRNPTSIPSRLNFRSSFASLFSFRKSRKETSKLQSLGQKGCDGHTPSVSVRGTTLQSKIYSSPLESQATDSTTVPKPASMREGSPVPPWDGSLLEDEFFQVLDDLDSKLAQEQSPSSVNTRTPLNIGSRTQFSRFYSSGSKYNHITGRHKNRYHETSNMSIYDVLRPGTPREGFKTFSPRTRTIYDMYRTREPRVLKEDYVQKNTFGSTSLCFDSRQQSASSATGYFKARSLYFPATTRNKTGFISPSHQQSPKRTPLSSIIWNRSDSSRDRQNQEEFLEAPSPMEIDPADQYVYPRCFQENRRYEFYHSQSVYQSVGLNVPIDNAMNPDPFENSENMPFYHEDNPFTRSFFTNTFGRSRGQRFGQNPFWGQQEEHSSDFHQSRKPFTSSDRDFEMISTEVNSALAGHGHSVPSHHWGSFSPGYRTNISRNQQIPHPWQLDSQTSTLESMEVSQGNGNQSTHFSPANVCSMTGASYHMKSGGLECSPMEVHVNREPYSFGIAQTLASPFKSTFPHIPDDRGNPQSPNFQIPTVTLQKVKLASLPIRNYTEVTVTNNVSVDSPPPTESQAVLVTEVNNEKDLKASVFEKDKKINKIDQTNMTGEIPQLVSQTVISNPLPDIQNPLSQDSDKSNRFVFNASTTVSSKRLPGVISRRDTSKIHKANELKKGKSYTGNRKLDSATSLPFIQESRTTSLFLSPNQVCHQELIVSNEDISSIVKNNHGSSEHAGNQYPQSPEKPAPLDTKGEQCIMTYSSNCSKSDADQNMLHNSLDLSLAALPDSSPSNDSSLDALVIPSTTVFWKCPSNKDPSLGEREDNDYKNQNSQFSLSHLENQTSNDNSAPVHNEEVSVVKCPSQPLFRGGKGKGKIRQRISYVETLSKTESRSVPTSESSTLTEGTQGNSRSPERHEIYCTLPRKSAVFLIGNRKPESTMMPSLFRNEPVALPIKNDVEDPIGKYTSKKSSPSSCESESECSKVVSDSVSVALEATEGMTNKTKIGSASVRKGPLPVLIKRAVSCPSEVLYASTGRDEREKCLISDTDASTITLRPWERLINPLGSDSSVCECSLSKKHHQEEYVQECTEKNGKISASKTGIFSHPNEHPLPFSSDMSEQETGKTLHKFKTTSMFSVSGDEDNVKCLEVVSIYYTLPRKHSKKFCDLLQKYTQDIDSLTESTKVGTKTSNALEKDQLNYPAQGQSGTPLSKDTSAQETSHPSHITENMTVLQLPSVESSESTLQEMASIEADVSLHKREPKTGEISPYNLAKTPPPDSQSRKENEKKLQSETVFTSPMLQEKKVTREKSENCLHSIKSDDSGFSNFPAHSEENVENSIIRSSGEHTGSDTAITATGSLQKDITGIVTEESSNGFQPREVRGEIRDFPQNSEKLLSDSESQVFALTPALSKLQLDETCSSEQDLDSSQSEPRELLERRQEVNTTQSKAKDEMQKLAWNQRSLPKGSNNSKKSLADLEKGKSRSPVKHGSAVMSKASRKFPAKDLYPRRHVATIFPQSGNSSGFSSLSLGTPECNPLSLEPPLKSTGTTDESRLSNDGTNVEKSENPLQLTAISNREACTPLSNQKSNNISQPHQNEFKNISESQPKCENSEDVTVAPILERESGALAQPTLISLREADFPDHQRKLKPPFQLEPVEKPTVCVPLTSCQQGQSSASSLECERQPHPYRSESLKSINVHGDILRISHPPKVRERHFSESTSIDDVLSRLTLGNEFSNNSRYSRRFKSFSELPSCGENESWALNNSRTKMGPRSATSISRPIDYGIFGKEQQLAFLENVKRSLTQGRLWKPSFLKNPGFLKDDVINPANPTESSTSNSPSNQRPEDGLSLSAPLNIYEEDPVDSDCDTDTTTDDEYYLDENDKESEL; the protein is encoded by the exons ATGTGATGGCCACACaccttctgtgtctgtgagggGAACCACTTTG caGTCAAAAATATACAGTTCACCTCTGGAAAGCCAAGCCACTGACAGTACAACTGTCCCCAAGCCAGCAAGCATGAGGGAGGGAAGTCCTGTCCCTCCGTGGGATGGTTCACTGCTGGAGGATGAGTTCTTCCAAG TTTTAGATGATTTGGATAGCAAACTGGCTCAGGAACAATCTCCAAGCTCAGTGAATACCAGAACACCTCTCAACATTGGATCAAGGACACAGTTCAGTCGTTTTTACTCCAGTGGGAGCAAATACAATCATATCACAGGAAGGCACAAAAATCGCTATCATGAAACTTCTAATATGTCTATCTATGATGTCTTAAGACCAGGAACCCCTAGAGAAGGTTTTAAAACCTTTTCTCCTAGAACAAGGACAATCTATGATATGTATAGGACAAGGGAACCCAGAGTTTTAAAAGAAGATTATGTGCAAAAGAACACTTTTGGTAGTACTTCTCTGTGTTTTGACAGCAGGCAACAATCAGCCTCATCAGCTACAGGGTATTTCAAAGCAAGAAGCTTATATTTTCCAGCCACAACTCGGAATAAGACTGGGTTTATATCACCAAGCCACCAACAGAGCCCAAAGAGAACTCCTTTATCATCTATCATATGGAATAGATCAGATTCTTCTAGAGATAGGCAGAACCAGGAAGAGTTCCTGGAGGCACCATCACCAATGGAAATTGACCCTGCTGACCAATATGTGTATCCCAGGTGTTTCCAGGAGAATAGGAGATATGAATTTTACCATTCACAGAGTGTTTACCAAAGTGTTGGTTTAAATGTTCCCATAGATAATGCAATGAATCCTGACCCATTTGAGAACTCAGAAAATATGCCATTCTACCATGAAGATAACCCATTTACTAGGTCTTTCTTTACCAATACCTTTGGACGGAGCAGGGGACAGAGATTTGGACAAAATCCTTTTTGGGGCCAACAGGAAGAACATTCTTCTGACTTTCATCAAAGCAGGAAACCATTTACTTCTTCTGACAGAGACTTTGAAATGATCTCCACTGAAGTTAACAGTGCACTAGCTGGTCATGGCCATAGTGTTCCTTCTCATCACTGGGGGTCATTTTCTCCTGGTTACAGAACAAATATTTCCAGAAACCAACAGATACCACACCCCTGGCAGCTTGATTCTCAGACATCCACACTGGAGAGCATGGAGGTGTCACAAGGTAATGGGAACCAGTCTACTCATTTCAGCCCAGCCAATGTTTGTTCCATGACTGGTGCAAGCTATCACATGAAATCTGGTGGGTTAGAATGTTCTCCTATGGAAGTACATGTAAACAGAGAACCTTACTCATTTGGAATTGCTCAAACTCTAGCATCCCCATTCAAAAGTACCTTCCCGCACATTCCTGATGACAGAGGGAATCCTCAGAGTCCTAACTTTCAGATTCCCACAGTCACTTTGCAGAAAGTTAAGCTGGCCTCTCTTCCAATCAGAAACTATACAGAAGTCACTGTGACCAACAATGTTTCAGTTGATTCTCCGCCTCCGACTGAAAGCCAAGCCGTCTTGGTCACAGAAGTAAATAATGAGAAAGACTTGAAGGCATCTGtttttgaaaaagacaaaaaaataaacaagatagaCCAGACAAACATGACAGGTGAAATACCCCAACTTGTTTCACAGACAGTAATTTCTAACCCTTTACCTGATATTCAAAATCCCCTTTCCCAGGACTCAGACAAGAGCAAcagatttgtttttaatgcatCTACCACAGTAAGTTCAAAAAGGTTGCCTGGAGTCATTTCCAGGAGAGATACCTCCAAAATTCATAAAGCCAATGAACTGAAAAAAGGTAAGAGTTATACTGGGAACAGAAAACTTGACTCAGCAACTTCCCTTCCTTTCATTCAGGAAAGCAGAACAACATCACTTTTTCTCAGCCCAAATCAAGTTTGTCACCAGGAGTTAATAGTAAGTAATGAAGATATTTCAAGCATTGTTAAAAATAACCATGGGAGTTCTGAACATGCTGGTAATCAATACCCACAGTCTCCAGAAAAGCCTGCTCCTTTAGATACCAAGGGAGAACAATGTATCATGACTTATTCTAGCAACTGCAGCAAGTCAGATGCTGATCAAAACATGCTCCATAATTCTTTAGATCTGTCTTTAGCGGCACTACCAGATTCCTCACCATCAAATGATTCTTCCCTTGATGCTCTGGTAATTCCTTCTACCACAGTGTTCTGGAAATGTCCTTCAAACAAAGATCCATCTctgggagaaagagaagacaatGATTACAAGAACCAAAATAGTCAGTTTTCCCTAAGCCACTTAGAAAACCAAACGAGTAATGATAATAGTGCACCTGTACATAATGAAGAGGTTAGTGTTGTCAAATGCCCGTCACAACCTCTTTTCAGGGgtggaaagggaaaaggaaaaataagacaaCGCATATCCTACGTCGAAACATTAAGcaaaacagaaagtagatcagtgcCTACAAGTGAAAGCAGCACTCTCACTGAGGGAACTCAAGGCAATTCCAGGTCTCCTGAGCGTCATGAGATTTATTGTACTTTACCGAGAAAATCAGCCGTTTTTCTCATCGGTAACAGGAAGCCTGAAAGTACGATGATGCCTTCTTTGTTTAGGAATGAGCCAGTTGCATTACCGATCAAAAATGATGTGGAAGATCCAATAGGAAAGTACACATCAAAAAAATCCAGTCCCAGTTCTTGTGAATCAGAGAGTGAATGTTCCAAAGTCGTTTCAGACTCAGTCTCAGTAGCACTTGAAGCCACAGAAGGGATGACAAATAAGACAAAAATtggatctgcttctgttagaaagGGGCCACTTCCAGTCCTCATCAAGAGGGCTGTGTCATGTCCTTCAGAAGTGCTTTATGCCTCAACTggaagagatgaaagagaaaaatgcctGATTTCCGATACAGATGCTTCTACTATAACACTGAGGCCTTGGGAGAGACTCATTAACCCTCTGGGAAGTGACTCATCTGTTTGTGAATGTTCTTTAAGCAAGAAACACCACCAGGAGGAATACGTACAAGAATGTACTGAAAAGAATGGTAAAATTTCTGCCTCCAAGACAGGCATATTTTCCCATCCAAATGAACACCCTTTACCTTTTTCTTCAGATATGTCAGAACAAGAAACTGGGAAAACTTTACATAAATTTAAGACTACGagtatgttttctgtttctggtGATGAAGATAATGTGAAGTGTCTTGAGGTGGTTTCAATATATTATACTCTACCAAGGAAGCACAGCAAAAAATTCTGTGACCTTCTTCAAAAGTATACACAAGACATCGATTCACTTACAGAATCAACTAAAGTGGGGACTAAAACATCTAATGCTTTAGAAAAAGACCAACTGAATTATCCTGCACAAGGCCAGTCAGGAACACCTTTGTCTAAAGATACCTCTGCTCAGGAGACCAGTCATCCTTCTCACATCACTGAAAATATGACTGTTTTACAATTACCAAGTGTTGAGTCCTCAGAATCTACATTACAGGAAATGGCTTCTATTGAAGCAGATGTTTCTCTTCATAAACGAGAACCTAAAACTGGAGAAATTTCCCCATACAACTTAGCTAAAACACCTCCACCTGATTCACAAAGcaggaaagagaatgagaaaaaattgCAAAGTGAAACTGTGTTTACTTCACCAatgcttcaggaaaaaaaagttacaagAGAGAAATCTGAAAATTGTCTGCACTCCATTAAATCAGATGACAGTGGTTTTTCTAACTTCCCAGCCCATTCAGAAGAGAATGTTGAAAACTCCATCATAAGAAGTTCTGGGGAGCATACAGGTAGTGATACAGCCATTACAGCTACTGGAAGTCTTCAAAAAGATATCACAGGCATAGTTACAGAGGAGAGCTCCAATGGATTTCAGCCTAGGGAAGTCAGAGGGGAAATTAGAGATTTCCCCCAaaactctgagaaactgctttCTGACTCAGAAAGCCAAGTCTTTGCTCTTACTCCAGCCTTGAGTAAACTACAGCTTGATGAGACTTGTTCAAGTGAACAAGATTTAGACAGTTCACAGTCTGAACCCAGAGAACTACTTGAAAGAAGACAGGAGGTAAATACAACACAGAGCAAGGCTAAAGATGAAATGCAGAAGTTGGCATGGAATCAACGTTCACTTCCTAAAGGAAGTAATAACAGTAAAAAAAGCTTGGCTGACCTAGAAAAAGGGAAAAGCAGATCTCCAGTTAAACACGGATCGGCAGTTATGTCCAAAGCCAGCAGAAAATTTCCAGCTAAAGATTTATACCCTAGAAGACATGTAGCTACTATCTTTCCCCAAAGTGGGAACAGTTCTGGCTTTAGCAGCTTGTCCCTTGGCACACCAGAGTGCAACCCACTGTCCCTTGAGCCTCCTTTAAAGTCCACAGGAACCACAGATGAAAGCAGGTTAAGTAATGATGGCACAAATGTGGAGAAATCCGAGAACCCTCTCCAGCTTACTGCAATATCCAATAGAGAAGCTTGTACACCCTTAAGCAATCAGAAGTCCAACAACATTTCGCAACCACATCAGAACGAGTTTAAAAATATCTCAGAATCACAACCAAAGTGTGAGAATTCTGAGGATGTAACAGTAGCTCCGATTTTGGAAAGAGAATCAGGAGCCCTGGCCCAACCTACGTTGatcagcctcagggaagcagacTTCCCTGACCATCAGAGGAAGTTGAAACCCCCTTTTCAACTGGAGCCTGTGGAGAAACCTACAGTGTGCGTCCCACTCACCAGTTGTCAGCAAGGACAAAGCAGTGCTTCATCTCTGGAGTGTGAACGTCAGCCACACCCCTATCGTTCAGAGAGCTTAAAAAGCATCAATGTACATGGTGATATACTACGAATAAGTCATCCTCCAAAAGTCAGAGAGCGCCATTTTTCTGAAAGCACTTCTATTGATGATGTCCTGAGTCGACTGACCCTTGGGAATGAATTCTCTAACAACAGCAGGTACAGTCGAAGATTTAAATCTTTTTCTGAACTTCCCTCCtgtggtgaaaatgaaagttgggCTCTGAACAACAGCAGGACAAAAATGGGTCCTAGGTCTGCAACATCTATATCCAGGCCTATTGACTATGGGATTTTTGGGAAAGAACAGCAGCTGGCTTTCTTGGAGAATGTAAAGAGGTCACTCACACAAGGGAGATTATGGAAACCAAGTTTTCTTAAGAACCCTGgcttcctgaaagatgatgtaATTAACCCTGCTAACCCGACAGAGTCATCGACTTCAAATTCTCCTAGTAACCAGAGGCCAGAGGATGGCTTATCTCTAAGCGCACCACTTAATATCTACGAAGAGGATCCAGTAGACTCGGATTGTGACACAGACACGACCACGGATGACGAATACTACTTGGATGAAAAtgacaaagagtcagaactgTGA
- the EXPH5 gene encoding exophilin-5 isoform X4 translates to MREGSPVPPWDGSLLEDEFFQVLDDLDSKLAQEQSPSSVNTRTPLNIGSRTQFSRFYSSGSKYNHITGRHKNRYHETSNMSIYDVLRPGTPREGFKTFSPRTRTIYDMYRTREPRVLKEDYVQKNTFGSTSLCFDSRQQSASSATGYFKARSLYFPATTRNKTGFISPSHQQSPKRTPLSSIIWNRSDSSRDRQNQEEFLEAPSPMEIDPADQYVYPRCFQENRRYEFYHSQSVYQSVGLNVPIDNAMNPDPFENSENMPFYHEDNPFTRSFFTNTFGRSRGQRFGQNPFWGQQEEHSSDFHQSRKPFTSSDRDFEMISTEVNSALAGHGHSVPSHHWGSFSPGYRTNISRNQQIPHPWQLDSQTSTLESMEVSQGNGNQSTHFSPANVCSMTGASYHMKSGGLECSPMEVHVNREPYSFGIAQTLASPFKSTFPHIPDDRGNPQSPNFQIPTVTLQKVKLASLPIRNYTEVTVTNNVSVDSPPPTESQAVLVTEVNNEKDLKASVFEKDKKINKIDQTNMTGEIPQLVSQTVISNPLPDIQNPLSQDSDKSNRFVFNASTTVSSKRLPGVISRRDTSKIHKANELKKGKSYTGNRKLDSATSLPFIQESRTTSLFLSPNQVCHQELIVSNEDISSIVKNNHGSSEHAGNQYPQSPEKPAPLDTKGEQCIMTYSSNCSKSDADQNMLHNSLDLSLAALPDSSPSNDSSLDALVIPSTTVFWKCPSNKDPSLGEREDNDYKNQNSQFSLSHLENQTSNDNSAPVHNEEVSVVKCPSQPLFRGGKGKGKIRQRISYVETLSKTESRSVPTSESSTLTEGTQGNSRSPERHEIYCTLPRKSAVFLIGNRKPESTMMPSLFRNEPVALPIKNDVEDPIGKYTSKKSSPSSCESESECSKVVSDSVSVALEATEGMTNKTKIGSASVRKGPLPVLIKRAVSCPSEVLYASTGRDEREKCLISDTDASTITLRPWERLINPLGSDSSVCECSLSKKHHQEEYVQECTEKNGKISASKTGIFSHPNEHPLPFSSDMSEQETGKTLHKFKTTSMFSVSGDEDNVKCLEVVSIYYTLPRKHSKKFCDLLQKYTQDIDSLTESTKVGTKTSNALEKDQLNYPAQGQSGTPLSKDTSAQETSHPSHITENMTVLQLPSVESSESTLQEMASIEADVSLHKREPKTGEISPYNLAKTPPPDSQSRKENEKKLQSETVFTSPMLQEKKVTREKSENCLHSIKSDDSGFSNFPAHSEENVENSIIRSSGEHTGSDTAITATGSLQKDITGIVTEESSNGFQPREVRGEIRDFPQNSEKLLSDSESQVFALTPALSKLQLDETCSSEQDLDSSQSEPRELLERRQEVNTTQSKAKDEMQKLAWNQRSLPKGSNNSKKSLADLEKGKSRSPVKHGSAVMSKASRKFPAKDLYPRRHVATIFPQSGNSSGFSSLSLGTPECNPLSLEPPLKSTGTTDESRLSNDGTNVEKSENPLQLTAISNREACTPLSNQKSNNISQPHQNEFKNISESQPKCENSEDVTVAPILERESGALAQPTLISLREADFPDHQRKLKPPFQLEPVEKPTVCVPLTSCQQGQSSASSLECERQPHPYRSESLKSINVHGDILRISHPPKVRERHFSESTSIDDVLSRLTLGNEFSNNSRYSRRFKSFSELPSCGENESWALNNSRTKMGPRSATSISRPIDYGIFGKEQQLAFLENVKRSLTQGRLWKPSFLKNPGFLKDDVINPANPTESSTSNSPSNQRPEDGLSLSAPLNIYEEDPVDSDCDTDTTTDDEYYLDENDKESEL, encoded by the exons ATGAGGGAGGGAAGTCCTGTCCCTCCGTGGGATGGTTCACTGCTGGAGGATGAGTTCTTCCAAG TTTTAGATGATTTGGATAGCAAACTGGCTCAGGAACAATCTCCAAGCTCAGTGAATACCAGAACACCTCTCAACATTGGATCAAGGACACAGTTCAGTCGTTTTTACTCCAGTGGGAGCAAATACAATCATATCACAGGAAGGCACAAAAATCGCTATCATGAAACTTCTAATATGTCTATCTATGATGTCTTAAGACCAGGAACCCCTAGAGAAGGTTTTAAAACCTTTTCTCCTAGAACAAGGACAATCTATGATATGTATAGGACAAGGGAACCCAGAGTTTTAAAAGAAGATTATGTGCAAAAGAACACTTTTGGTAGTACTTCTCTGTGTTTTGACAGCAGGCAACAATCAGCCTCATCAGCTACAGGGTATTTCAAAGCAAGAAGCTTATATTTTCCAGCCACAACTCGGAATAAGACTGGGTTTATATCACCAAGCCACCAACAGAGCCCAAAGAGAACTCCTTTATCATCTATCATATGGAATAGATCAGATTCTTCTAGAGATAGGCAGAACCAGGAAGAGTTCCTGGAGGCACCATCACCAATGGAAATTGACCCTGCTGACCAATATGTGTATCCCAGGTGTTTCCAGGAGAATAGGAGATATGAATTTTACCATTCACAGAGTGTTTACCAAAGTGTTGGTTTAAATGTTCCCATAGATAATGCAATGAATCCTGACCCATTTGAGAACTCAGAAAATATGCCATTCTACCATGAAGATAACCCATTTACTAGGTCTTTCTTTACCAATACCTTTGGACGGAGCAGGGGACAGAGATTTGGACAAAATCCTTTTTGGGGCCAACAGGAAGAACATTCTTCTGACTTTCATCAAAGCAGGAAACCATTTACTTCTTCTGACAGAGACTTTGAAATGATCTCCACTGAAGTTAACAGTGCACTAGCTGGTCATGGCCATAGTGTTCCTTCTCATCACTGGGGGTCATTTTCTCCTGGTTACAGAACAAATATTTCCAGAAACCAACAGATACCACACCCCTGGCAGCTTGATTCTCAGACATCCACACTGGAGAGCATGGAGGTGTCACAAGGTAATGGGAACCAGTCTACTCATTTCAGCCCAGCCAATGTTTGTTCCATGACTGGTGCAAGCTATCACATGAAATCTGGTGGGTTAGAATGTTCTCCTATGGAAGTACATGTAAACAGAGAACCTTACTCATTTGGAATTGCTCAAACTCTAGCATCCCCATTCAAAAGTACCTTCCCGCACATTCCTGATGACAGAGGGAATCCTCAGAGTCCTAACTTTCAGATTCCCACAGTCACTTTGCAGAAAGTTAAGCTGGCCTCTCTTCCAATCAGAAACTATACAGAAGTCACTGTGACCAACAATGTTTCAGTTGATTCTCCGCCTCCGACTGAAAGCCAAGCCGTCTTGGTCACAGAAGTAAATAATGAGAAAGACTTGAAGGCATCTGtttttgaaaaagacaaaaaaataaacaagatagaCCAGACAAACATGACAGGTGAAATACCCCAACTTGTTTCACAGACAGTAATTTCTAACCCTTTACCTGATATTCAAAATCCCCTTTCCCAGGACTCAGACAAGAGCAAcagatttgtttttaatgcatCTACCACAGTAAGTTCAAAAAGGTTGCCTGGAGTCATTTCCAGGAGAGATACCTCCAAAATTCATAAAGCCAATGAACTGAAAAAAGGTAAGAGTTATACTGGGAACAGAAAACTTGACTCAGCAACTTCCCTTCCTTTCATTCAGGAAAGCAGAACAACATCACTTTTTCTCAGCCCAAATCAAGTTTGTCACCAGGAGTTAATAGTAAGTAATGAAGATATTTCAAGCATTGTTAAAAATAACCATGGGAGTTCTGAACATGCTGGTAATCAATACCCACAGTCTCCAGAAAAGCCTGCTCCTTTAGATACCAAGGGAGAACAATGTATCATGACTTATTCTAGCAACTGCAGCAAGTCAGATGCTGATCAAAACATGCTCCATAATTCTTTAGATCTGTCTTTAGCGGCACTACCAGATTCCTCACCATCAAATGATTCTTCCCTTGATGCTCTGGTAATTCCTTCTACCACAGTGTTCTGGAAATGTCCTTCAAACAAAGATCCATCTctgggagaaagagaagacaatGATTACAAGAACCAAAATAGTCAGTTTTCCCTAAGCCACTTAGAAAACCAAACGAGTAATGATAATAGTGCACCTGTACATAATGAAGAGGTTAGTGTTGTCAAATGCCCGTCACAACCTCTTTTCAGGGgtggaaagggaaaaggaaaaataagacaaCGCATATCCTACGTCGAAACATTAAGcaaaacagaaagtagatcagtgcCTACAAGTGAAAGCAGCACTCTCACTGAGGGAACTCAAGGCAATTCCAGGTCTCCTGAGCGTCATGAGATTTATTGTACTTTACCGAGAAAATCAGCCGTTTTTCTCATCGGTAACAGGAAGCCTGAAAGTACGATGATGCCTTCTTTGTTTAGGAATGAGCCAGTTGCATTACCGATCAAAAATGATGTGGAAGATCCAATAGGAAAGTACACATCAAAAAAATCCAGTCCCAGTTCTTGTGAATCAGAGAGTGAATGTTCCAAAGTCGTTTCAGACTCAGTCTCAGTAGCACTTGAAGCCACAGAAGGGATGACAAATAAGACAAAAATtggatctgcttctgttagaaagGGGCCACTTCCAGTCCTCATCAAGAGGGCTGTGTCATGTCCTTCAGAAGTGCTTTATGCCTCAACTggaagagatgaaagagaaaaatgcctGATTTCCGATACAGATGCTTCTACTATAACACTGAGGCCTTGGGAGAGACTCATTAACCCTCTGGGAAGTGACTCATCTGTTTGTGAATGTTCTTTAAGCAAGAAACACCACCAGGAGGAATACGTACAAGAATGTACTGAAAAGAATGGTAAAATTTCTGCCTCCAAGACAGGCATATTTTCCCATCCAAATGAACACCCTTTACCTTTTTCTTCAGATATGTCAGAACAAGAAACTGGGAAAACTTTACATAAATTTAAGACTACGagtatgttttctgtttctggtGATGAAGATAATGTGAAGTGTCTTGAGGTGGTTTCAATATATTATACTCTACCAAGGAAGCACAGCAAAAAATTCTGTGACCTTCTTCAAAAGTATACACAAGACATCGATTCACTTACAGAATCAACTAAAGTGGGGACTAAAACATCTAATGCTTTAGAAAAAGACCAACTGAATTATCCTGCACAAGGCCAGTCAGGAACACCTTTGTCTAAAGATACCTCTGCTCAGGAGACCAGTCATCCTTCTCACATCACTGAAAATATGACTGTTTTACAATTACCAAGTGTTGAGTCCTCAGAATCTACATTACAGGAAATGGCTTCTATTGAAGCAGATGTTTCTCTTCATAAACGAGAACCTAAAACTGGAGAAATTTCCCCATACAACTTAGCTAAAACACCTCCACCTGATTCACAAAGcaggaaagagaatgagaaaaaattgCAAAGTGAAACTGTGTTTACTTCACCAatgcttcaggaaaaaaaagttacaagAGAGAAATCTGAAAATTGTCTGCACTCCATTAAATCAGATGACAGTGGTTTTTCTAACTTCCCAGCCCATTCAGAAGAGAATGTTGAAAACTCCATCATAAGAAGTTCTGGGGAGCATACAGGTAGTGATACAGCCATTACAGCTACTGGAAGTCTTCAAAAAGATATCACAGGCATAGTTACAGAGGAGAGCTCCAATGGATTTCAGCCTAGGGAAGTCAGAGGGGAAATTAGAGATTTCCCCCAaaactctgagaaactgctttCTGACTCAGAAAGCCAAGTCTTTGCTCTTACTCCAGCCTTGAGTAAACTACAGCTTGATGAGACTTGTTCAAGTGAACAAGATTTAGACAGTTCACAGTCTGAACCCAGAGAACTACTTGAAAGAAGACAGGAGGTAAATACAACACAGAGCAAGGCTAAAGATGAAATGCAGAAGTTGGCATGGAATCAACGTTCACTTCCTAAAGGAAGTAATAACAGTAAAAAAAGCTTGGCTGACCTAGAAAAAGGGAAAAGCAGATCTCCAGTTAAACACGGATCGGCAGTTATGTCCAAAGCCAGCAGAAAATTTCCAGCTAAAGATTTATACCCTAGAAGACATGTAGCTACTATCTTTCCCCAAAGTGGGAACAGTTCTGGCTTTAGCAGCTTGTCCCTTGGCACACCAGAGTGCAACCCACTGTCCCTTGAGCCTCCTTTAAAGTCCACAGGAACCACAGATGAAAGCAGGTTAAGTAATGATGGCACAAATGTGGAGAAATCCGAGAACCCTCTCCAGCTTACTGCAATATCCAATAGAGAAGCTTGTACACCCTTAAGCAATCAGAAGTCCAACAACATTTCGCAACCACATCAGAACGAGTTTAAAAATATCTCAGAATCACAACCAAAGTGTGAGAATTCTGAGGATGTAACAGTAGCTCCGATTTTGGAAAGAGAATCAGGAGCCCTGGCCCAACCTACGTTGatcagcctcagggaagcagacTTCCCTGACCATCAGAGGAAGTTGAAACCCCCTTTTCAACTGGAGCCTGTGGAGAAACCTACAGTGTGCGTCCCACTCACCAGTTGTCAGCAAGGACAAAGCAGTGCTTCATCTCTGGAGTGTGAACGTCAGCCACACCCCTATCGTTCAGAGAGCTTAAAAAGCATCAATGTACATGGTGATATACTACGAATAAGTCATCCTCCAAAAGTCAGAGAGCGCCATTTTTCTGAAAGCACTTCTATTGATGATGTCCTGAGTCGACTGACCCTTGGGAATGAATTCTCTAACAACAGCAGGTACAGTCGAAGATTTAAATCTTTTTCTGAACTTCCCTCCtgtggtgaaaatgaaagttgggCTCTGAACAACAGCAGGACAAAAATGGGTCCTAGGTCTGCAACATCTATATCCAGGCCTATTGACTATGGGATTTTTGGGAAAGAACAGCAGCTGGCTTTCTTGGAGAATGTAAAGAGGTCACTCACACAAGGGAGATTATGGAAACCAAGTTTTCTTAAGAACCCTGgcttcctgaaagatgatgtaATTAACCCTGCTAACCCGACAGAGTCATCGACTTCAAATTCTCCTAGTAACCAGAGGCCAGAGGATGGCTTATCTCTAAGCGCACCACTTAATATCTACGAAGAGGATCCAGTAGACTCGGATTGTGACACAGACACGACCACGGATGACGAATACTACTTGGATGAAAAtgacaaagagtcagaactgTGA